The genomic stretch TGAGTAACCATAGGCGCCGGCTGTCATCACAGATAGGAAATCGCCGCGCTGCACGGCGGGTAATTTTCTCGATTTTGCCAGAAAATCACCGGTTTCGCAAATGGGTCCCACAACATCAGCAATTTCAAAATTATTTTTCATGAAAGTCGTGGGCACAACTTGATGGTACGCTTCGTACAAACTCGGACGAATTAAGTCATTCATTCCGGCATCGACAACGATAAATTTTGTGTCGCGGGAACGTTTGATGTACACAACTTGCGTAATCAAAGCGCCGGCCTCGCCGACGATGGATCTGCCCGGTTCAAAAACAATTTCCAGTCCCAGCGGCGCCAAAACATCGATGACGCGTTTGGCGAGTTGCCCCGGCGCGGGCACTTCTTTTTTTTCTTGCGCATATTCAGGGATCACGTCCGGATAATGCACGCCAAGCCCGCCGCCAATATCAATATGCTGAATTTTAATGCCCGCGTCTGTCAGCCGGGTCACAAAATCGTACAATTTTTTGGCTTCGGCATCGTAGTAGTCGAGGTTCAAAATTTGCGAACCAATGTGCGAATGGACGCCCACAATTTCGATGCCGGGCATTTCATTGGCGCGGAGAAAAACGCCGTAGGCTTTGTCGATGTCAATCCCGAATTTGTTGATGGATTTGCCCGTGGAAATGTAGGGATGACCGTGCACATCGATGTCCGGATTGATGCGGATGGCAACCGGTGCTTTTTTTCCCAGAGACACAGCGATTTGGTTCACAACTTCCAGTTCGGCTTCAGATTCCACATTGAATGCCAGAATTCCGCTTTCGATGGCAAATTTGATTTCAGCGTCGGTTTTGCCCACGCTGGCGTAAACGATTTTATTCGCCGGAATACCTGCCTTCAGCGCGAGGAAAAGCTCACCGCCGGAAACGACATCGCCGCCGGCGCCCAGCGACGCCATCAGTTTCAAAATGTTCATGTTTGAATTTGCTTTCATGGCAAAACAGATGGTGTGTTTGACCGACGAGAATGCTTCGTCTATGGCTTTAAATTTTTCGCTGATCATATTTTTGCTG from Calditrichota bacterium encodes the following:
- the lysA gene encoding diaminopimelate decarboxylase, translated to MNRFSYRDGELFCEGVPVKKLAEEFGTPLYIYSKNMISEKFKAIDEAFSSVKHTICFAMKANSNMNILKLMASLGAGGDVVSGGELFLALKAGIPANKIVYASVGKTDAEIKFAIESGILAFNVESEAELEVVNQIAVSLGKKAPVAIRINPDIDVHGHPYISTGKSINKFGIDIDKAYGVFLRANEMPGIEIVGVHSHIGSQILNLDYYDAEAKKLYDFVTRLTDAGIKIQHIDIGGGLGVHYPDVIPEYAQEKKEVPAPGQLAKRVIDVLAPLGLEIVFEPGRSIVGEAGALITQVVYIKRSRDTKFIVVDAGMNDLIRPSLYEAYHQVVPTTFMKNNFEIADVVGPICETGDFLAKSRKLPAVQRGDFLSVMTAGAYGYSLASNYNSRPRPAEVWVEGENAELIREREKVEDWV